Proteins from a genomic interval of Pirellulales bacterium:
- the guaA gene encoding glutamine-hydrolyzing GMP synthase, whose translation MSAAVLNPVEKSTSSIAAEKVLVLDFGSQFAQLIARRVREQNVYCEIVRYDITPARVREIAPRGLILSGGPASVYEAGAPHCDPKLFELGIPVLGICYGMQLVCEALGGKVESHPSREFGRARCTVLAVDGGERVGGVPPHPGPLPQGERENDGLFAGVPQQTEVWMSHGDQVIAVSSDFIPLARTETCPITAVKHKRLPIYGLQFHPEVTHTQPGKKILSNFLSKICGCHGTWQLADFAEQTIREVRHRVGQQRVICGLSGGVDSAVVAALLAKAIGPQLSCILVDNGLLRKDEEAAIIREFTTHFKTDLHVVKAEERFLTALAGVSDPQEKRRRIGHVFIDCFKAEAARIQGVHFLAQGTLYPDVIESGAAVDGPAATIKLHHNVGGLPAELGFELIEPLRDLFKDEVRRLGLQLGLPEEIVWRHPFPGPGLAVRCLGEVTKVRLDKLREADAIVVHEIRAAGLYRQTAQVFAVLLPVQSVGVMGDARTYEDTVAVRAVDTEDFMTADWSRLPHELLAKISSRIINEVRGINRVVYDISSKPPATIEWE comes from the coding sequence ATGTCGGCTGCGGTGTTGAACCCTGTGGAAAAATCAACGTCTAGCATTGCCGCGGAAAAAGTGCTGGTGCTGGATTTCGGTTCGCAATTTGCGCAACTGATTGCCCGGCGGGTGCGCGAGCAAAATGTGTACTGCGAAATTGTGCGGTACGACATTACGCCGGCGCGGGTGCGGGAAATTGCTCCGCGGGGTTTGATTTTGTCCGGCGGACCGGCCAGCGTGTACGAGGCGGGCGCGCCGCACTGCGATCCGAAATTGTTCGAGCTGGGCATTCCGGTGCTGGGCATTTGCTACGGGATGCAGTTGGTGTGCGAAGCGCTGGGAGGGAAAGTGGAAAGCCACCCGTCGCGGGAGTTTGGGCGGGCGCGGTGTACGGTGCTGGCGGTGGATGGTGGTGAGCGTGTTGGTGGTGTGCCCCCTCACCCCGGCCCTCTCCCACAAGGGGAGAGGGAGAATGATGGATTATTCGCCGGTGTGCCGCAACAAACGGAAGTGTGGATGAGCCACGGCGATCAGGTGATTGCGGTTTCGAGTGATTTCATTCCGCTGGCGCGGACCGAAACGTGCCCGATCACGGCAGTGAAGCACAAGCGGTTGCCGATTTACGGTCTGCAATTTCATCCGGAAGTAACGCACACGCAGCCGGGCAAAAAAATTCTGTCGAACTTTTTATCAAAGATTTGCGGCTGTCACGGCACGTGGCAACTGGCCGATTTCGCCGAGCAAACCATCCGCGAAGTGCGCCACCGCGTCGGGCAGCAGCGGGTGATTTGCGGATTGTCGGGCGGGGTCGATTCGGCCGTCGTGGCGGCGCTCTTGGCAAAAGCCATCGGACCGCAACTGTCGTGCATCTTGGTCGACAATGGCTTGTTGCGCAAGGATGAAGAGGCGGCGATCATTCGCGAATTCACCACGCACTTCAAAACCGATTTGCACGTGGTGAAGGCCGAAGAGCGGTTTTTGACGGCGCTGGCCGGCGTGAGCGATCCGCAAGAAAAGCGGCGACGGATTGGGCACGTGTTTATCGATTGCTTCAAGGCTGAGGCGGCGCGGATTCAAGGCGTCCACTTTTTAGCGCAGGGGACGCTGTATCCCGATGTGATTGAAAGCGGGGCGGCGGTGGATGGGCCGGCGGCCACGATCAAGCTACATCACAACGTCGGCGGGTTGCCGGCGGAGTTGGGATTCGAGCTGATCGAGCCGCTACGAGATTTGTTCAAAGACGAAGTCCGCCGGCTGGGCTTGCAACTCGGCCTGCCGGAAGAAATTGTCTGGCGGCATCCGTTTCCCGGTCCGGGCCTGGCGGTGCGCTGCTTGGGCGAGGTGACGAAAGTGCGACTGGACAAATTGCGCGAGGCGGATGCGATTGTGGTACACGAAATTCGCGCCGCGGGATTGTATCGGCAGACAGCGCAAGTGTTCGCCGTGCTATTGCCGGTGCAAAGCGTGGGCGTGATGGGGGACGCGCGAACTTATGAAGACACGGTCGCCGTGCGGGCGGTCGATACGGAAGATTTTATGACCGCCGATTGGAGCCGGCTGCCGCACGAACTGCTGGCGAAAATTTCGTCGCGGATTATCAACGAAGTCCGCGGCATCAACCGCGTGGTCTACGACATCAGCAGCAAGCCGCCCGCGACGATCGAATGGGAGTGA